A region from the Drosophila mauritiana strain mau12 chromosome 2L, ASM438214v1, whole genome shotgun sequence genome encodes:
- the LOC117148351 gene encoding uncharacterized protein LOC117148351 translates to MEELVDLEEPYLYMIGIPAGLREHWAYIVDFLHPEENLQQINEPNVELVPPSQRQSREDTTDLEVAPLPEAPSIDLSAAGDGHHVIPQIADNEEPIVIIFLPRIMSLPWSSLKPLKPVIIAASNILFRKILSHLGIDLSQVFALGLSYNTHLTIFHCFMEYLTSWLTG, encoded by the coding sequence ATGGAAGAACTTGTAGACCTGGAAGAACCTTATCTGTATATGATTGGCATACCGGCTGGTCTTCGCGAGCACTGGGCCTACATAGTAGATTTTCTACATCCAGAAGAGAATCTTCAACAAATCAACGAACCAAATGTGGAATTAGTGCCCCCCTCACAACGGCAATCCCGAGAAGACACTACGGACTTGGAAGTGGCGCCCTTACCTGAAGCGCCGAGCATTGACCTATCTGCTGCTGGCGATGGACACCACGTCATTCCCCAGATCGCTGATAACGAAGAGCCGATTGTGATTATCTTTCTGCCCAGAATAATGTCATTACCATGGTCCAGTTTAAAGCCTCTGAAGCCGGTGATCATTGCGGCCTCAAATATTCTCTTCAGAAAGATACTGTCTCATTTGGGAATCGATTTAAGTCAAGTCTTTGCCCTCGGCTTATCATACAATACTCATTTAACAATATTTCACTGCTTTATGGAATACCTTACATCCTGGCTAACTGGATAa
- the LOC117146342 gene encoding lysosomal alpha-mannosidase — protein sequence MKFLGIVLCVAFLALQAKSAQAVCGYESCHETKSNMINIHLVPHSHDDVGWLKTVDQYYYGHRNNIQHAGVQYIIDTVISELIKNPDRRFIQVETSFFFKWWDEQSETVRAIVKMLVNEGRLQFINGAWSMNDEAAVNYQSVIDQFTVGLKFLDDTFGVCGRPRVGWQIDPFGHSREQASIYAQMGFDGEFFSRMDHNDKGRRMNDLALEMIWDASESLSQVKLFTGLLYTFYWDTPGFCFDVHCSDDPIIDSDSYDNNVKSRVDDFIAYAAQVAEKFRTNHIMIPMGGDFQYEDAEVNYKNMDKLIKYVNERQSSGSKYNIIYSTPTCYLNSVHKSVQSYPNKTLDFFPYGSDTNSFWTGYYTSRPTQKRFERDGNHILQVAKQLSAFAELSSTQQKEDLEYLREIMGVMQHHDAITGTEKQHVSDDYDRILYDAIVGGVKTAGDALRKLTNLPNGEFESCLQLNISQCAFTKDGADNVVVTLYNALAHTTKQYVRVPVKNENYQVTDEKGRVVASELIPVPAEVLALEFRDSDTQHELVFKASVDKIANYYIKKVDSKESSNSVKVISQSKANAETYDDGETIVQTSLIKLVLDNKTGLLKRVEMNGVSENIEQSYGLYRTYDSGAYVFRQYNQGDFVIQEDGVEFTVYDGALVKEVHQRFSEYISQVIRISEDKPFVEFEWLVGPIPVEEEFGTEVVTVFSSEIASNGVFYTDSNGRELIRREKDKREDFTPELAVQPTSGNYYPITSRIALQDSKKRLAILNDRAQGGTSMKDGQIELMLHRRLVRDDGYGVGEALNEEKYGQPMIARGKVFLILNAADESTSAEREAEKEFHLPLWKFFSKNSEGTTAAAKSVPSFDDFPKSVHLLTLEPFNDDEVLLRVENFLDHTEGKVVSFNIRPIFDYLNGVEIRETTLDGNMPLSEMKQFKFHAEGSGIRGSEPEYYTSSHKPLSANQTEDAAEFAVTLYPMQIRTFIIKHE from the exons ATGAAGTTCTTGGGCATCGTCCTTTGCGTTGCCTTTTTGGCCCTTCAAGCTAAGTCAGCCCAAGCTGTTTGTGGCTATGAG TCTTGCCATGAAACCAAGTCGAACATGATCAACATACACTTGGTGCCCCACTCCCACGACGATGTGGGCTGGCTGAAGACCGTTGATCAGTACTACTATGGCCACAGGAACAACATTCAGCACGCTGGAGTGCAGTACATCATCGACACCGTCATCTCCGAGCTGATCAAGAATCCCGATCGTCGGTTCATCCAAGTGGAGACATCCTTCTTCTTCAAATGGTGGGACGAGCAGTCTGAGACCGTGAGGGCAATCGTGAAGATGCTGGTGAACGAGGGTCGCCTTCAGTTCATCAATGGAGCCTGGAGTATGAACGATGAAGCTGCCGTAAACTACCAGAGTGTGATCGACCAGTTCACAGTCGGATTGAA GTTCCTCGATGACACTTTTGGAGTTTGTGGTCGCCCTCGTGTTGGATGGCAAATCGATCCCTTTGGTCACTCCCGTGAGCAAGCCTCTATCTACGCCCAGATGGGATTCGATGGCGAGTTCTTTTCCCGCATGGATCACAACGACAAAGGCAGGCGGATGAACGATCTGGCTCTAGAGATGATTTGGGATGCCAGTGAGTCGTTGAGCCAAGTCAAGCTCTTCACTGGACTCCTTTACACCTTCTACTGGGACACTCCCGGCTTTTGCTTCGACGTTCACTGCAGCGACGATCCAATTATTGACAGTGATAGTTACGACAACAACGTCAAGTCTAGGGTGGATGACTTCATCGCCTACGCCGCTCAAGTAGCCGAAAAGTTCCGCACAAACCACATTATGATTCCAATGGGAGGTGACTTCCAGTACGAAGATGCCGAGGTTAACTACAAGAACATGGACAAACTTATCAA GTACGTCAACGAACGTCAATCCAGTGGCTCAAAGTACAACATCATCTACTCAACACCCACTTGCTACTTGAACTCCGTGCACAAGAGTGTGCAGTCCTACCCAAACAAAACTCTGGATTTCTTCCCATACGGCAGTGATACTAACAGCTTTTGGACTGGTTATTACACCTCCCGTCCCACACAGAAGAGATTCGAGCGCGATGGAAACCATATTCTTCAGGTGGCCAAGCAGCTGAGCGCCTTCGCGGAGCTCTCGAGTACGCAACAGAAGGAGGATCTGGAGTACCTTCGCGAGATCATGGGTGTGATGCAGCACCACGACGCCATCACTGGAACCGAGAAGCAGCATGTGTCCGATGACTACGATCGCATTCTGTACGACGCTATCGTCGGAGGAGTCAAAACTGCCGGCGATGCCCTTCGGAAACTGACCAATCTTCCCAACGGGGAGTTCGAGAGTTGCCTGCAATTGAACATCAGCCAGTGCGCCTTCACCAAGGATGGTGCTGACAACGTGGTGGTGACCCTGTACAATGCATTGGCCCACACCACCAAGCAATATGTGCGTGTGCCCGTGAAGAACGAGAACTACCAGGTGACCGATGAGAAGGGCCGCGTGGTGGCCTCCGAACTTATTCCAGTGCCCGCGGAGGTCCTGGCTCTGGAGTTCCGTGATAGCGACACCCAGCACGAATTGGTGTTCAAGGCCTCCGTTGACAAAATCGCAAACTACTACATCAAGAAGGTTGATAGTAAGGAGAGTTCGAATAGCGTAAAGGTCATTTCCCAATCTAAGGCAAATGCTGAGACCTACGATGACGGAGAGACGATTGTGCAGACATCG CTGATCAAGTTGGTGCTGGACAACAAAACCGGCCTCTTGAAGAGGGTTGAAATGAACGGAGTATCCGAGAACATTGAGCAGAGCTATGGTCTTTATAGGACCTATGACTCTGGCGCCTATGTGTTCCGCCAGTACAACCAAGGAGACTTTGTCATCCAGGAAGATGGTGTCGAGTTCACTGTTTACGATGGAGCTTTAGTCAAGGAAGTTCACCAGCGTTTCAGCGAATACATTTCGCAGGTCATCCGTATCAGCGAGGACAAACCCTTCGTGGAATTCGAGTGGCTTGTAGGCCCTATTCCAGTTGAAGAGGAGTTTGGCACGGAAGTAGTTACTGTCTTCAGTAGTGAAATCGCCTCCAATGGCGTATTCTATACTGATTCCAATGGTCGCGAGTTGATCAGACGCGAAAAGGACAAGCGAGAGGACTTCACCCCCGAGCTTGCAGTCCAGCCTACTTCCGGAAACTACTATCCAATCACATCCCGCATTGCTCTGCAGGACAGCAAGAAGCGCCTTGCGATCCTAAACGATCGTGCTCAAGGAGGAACTAGCATGAAGGATGGTCAAATTGAACTTATGTTGCACCGCCGACTCGTCCGTGATGACGGCTACGGAGTGGGAGAAGCCTTGAACGAGGAGAAGTACGGCCAGCCCATGATTGCCCGAGGTAAGGTGTTCCTAATCCTGAACGCCGCCGATGAGTCGACGTCCGCCGAGCGCGAGGCCGAAAAGGAGTTCCATCTGCCCCTTTGGAAGTTCTTCAGCAAGAACTCTGAAGGCACAACCGCTGCTGCCAAGTCGGTTCCCAGCTTCGACGACTTCCCCAAGTCGGTGCATCTGCTCACCCTGGAGCCCTTCAACGACGATGAGGTTCTGCTGCGTGTGGAGAACTTCTTGGATCACACCGAGGGCAAAGTGGTTAGCTTCAACATTCGCCCGATCTTTGATTACTTGAACGGTGTCGAAATCCGCGAAACCACCTTGGATGGCAACATGCCATTGAGTGAAATGAAGCAGTTCAAGTTCCACGCTGAGGGTTCAGGAATTAGGGGATCAGAACCTGAGTACTACACCTCGTCCCACAAGCCGCTTTCCGCGAACCAGACGGAAGATGCCGCCGAGTTCGCTGTCACCTTGTATCCAATGCAGATTCGAACATTCATCATTAAACATGAATAA
- the LOC117140536 gene encoding lysosomal alpha-mannosidase — MKYLCGIVLFVALLALSVRPSEEACGYEACPKTKTNMINIHMVPHSHDDVGWLKTVDQYFYGHRSNIQHAGVQYIIDTVIAELIKDPARRFIQVETSFFAKWWAEQSETAKQVVRKLVNEGRLEFTGGAWSMNDEAAVNYQSVIDQFTLGLKFLDDTFGSCARPRIGWQIDPFGHSREQASIFAQMGFDGEFFARMDHRDKNDRIDNLGMEMIWDASDSLSNDEIFTGLLYRHYSAPPGYCFDVHCGDDPIIDTKSYDNNVKSRVDDFLSYVTTVAQHYRSNHIMIPMGDDFQYEDAQVNFKNMDKLIKYVNERQAEGSTFNLFYSTPACYLNSLHEGLQTWPNKTQDFFPYGSDDNSYWTGYFTSRPTQKRFERDGNHILQVAKQLSVFADLNTKQQKEDLEYLREIMGVMQHHDAITGTEKQHVSDDYDRILYDAILGGVNTARDGLRKLTNLPNGEFESCLQLNISECAFTKDDADNVVVTLYNPLAHTSTQYVRVPVKNENYQVTDEKGRVVASEVVPVAWQVLALEFRNNDTQHELVFKASVDKIANYYIKKVASQETKNVAAHTKSKRSIKSEEANLEVPKRFKKVHSLKNATETFDDDEGETVVQTSQVKLVIDNKTGLLKTVEMNGVSENIDQSYGIYRTYDSGAYVFRQYHQADFIVQYEGVEFTVYDGALVKEVHQQFSEYISQVIRIYEGKNLVEFEWQVGPIEREEEFGREVVIIFNSTIASDGVSYTDSNGREMIKRVKDQRETFTPGLDRQPTAANYYPVTSRIALQDSKKRIAVLNDRAQGGASMLNGQLELMLHRRLVRDDGYGVGEALNEEKYGQPMIARGKVYLILSPSDESTAAEREAEKEIHLPFWKFFSKNTGSTTAAAKSVPSFDDFPKSVHLLTLEPFNDDEVLLRVENFLDHTEGKVVSFNIRPIFDYLNGVEIRETTLDGNLPLSDMKRFKFHHDSSGHKPDAVEYFTSAHKPLAAEQSQEASEFSVTLHPMQIRTFIIKTE, encoded by the exons ATGAAGTATTTGTGCGGCATTGTGCTTTTTGTCGCCCTTTTGGCCCTCAGTGTGAGGCCATCTGAGGAGGCTTGTGGATACGAG GCATGCCCCAAAACCAAGACAAACATGATCAACATTCACATGGTGCCCCATTCTCACGACGATGTCGGTTGGCTAAAGACCGTCGATCAGTACTTCTATGGACACAGGAGCAACATCCAGCACGCTGGTGTCCAGTACATCATCGATACCGTAATCGCTGAGTTGATCAAGGATCCTGCCCGTCGCTTCATTCAGGTAGAGACCTCCTTCTTCGCCAAATGGTGGGCGGAGCAGTCGGAGACTGCGAAGCAGGTCGTGAGGAAACTGGTCAACGAGGGTCGTCTGGAATTCACCGGTGGAGCATGGAGCATGAACGATGAGGCCGCCGTGAACTACCAGAGTGTCATCGATCAGTTCACCCTGGGATTGAA ATTCTTGGACGACACCTTCGGTTCCTGCGCCCGTCCCCGCATCGGTTGGCAGATCGATCCCTTCGGTCATTCCCGTGAGCAGGCCTCGATCTTCGCTCAGATGGGATTTGATGGAGAGTTCTTCGCCCGCATGGATCACCGCGACAAGAACGACCGTATCGACAACTTGGGCATGGAAATGATCTGGGATGCCAGTGATTCTCTGAGCAACGATGAAATCTTCACTGGCCTGTTGTACCGTCACTACTCCGCTCCTCCCGGCTACTGCTTCGATGTCCACTGCGGTGACGATCCGATTATTGACACCAAGAGCTACGACAACAACGTCAAGTCCCGCGTGGATGACTTCCTTAGCTACGTGACTACGGTGGCCCAGCACTACCGGTCCAACCACATCATGATCCCCATGGGTGATGACTTCCAGTACGAAGATGCCCAGGTCAACTTCAAGAACATGGACAAGCTCATCAA GTACGTCAATGAGCGTCAGGCCGAGGGCTCCACCTTCAACCTGTTCTACTCCACACCCGCTTGCTACCTGAACTCGCTCCATGAAGGTCTCCAAACCTGGCCCAACAAGACTCAGGACTTCTTCCCCTATGGCAGTGACGACAACAGCTACTGGACCGGATACTTCACATCGCGTCCCACCCAGAAGCGCTTCGAGCGCGATGGCAACCACATCCTGCAGGTGGCCAAGCAGCTCAGTGTTTTCGCCGACCTGAACACCAAGCAACAGAAGGAGGACCTGGAGTACCTTCGGGAGATCATGGGTGTTATGCAGCACCACGATGCCATCACTGGAACCGAGAAGCAGCATGTGTCCGATGACTACGATCGCATTTTGTATGATGCCATCCTCGGAGGAGTTAACACTGCTCGCGATGGTCTGCGCAAGCTGACCAATCTTCCCAACGGAGAGTTCGAGAGTTGCCTGCAGTTGAACATCAGCGAGTGCGCCTTCACCAAGGACGATGCCGACAACGTGGTGGTGACCCTGTACAACCCATTGGCCCACACTTCTACCCAGTATGTGCGCGTGCCTGTAAAGAACGAGAACTACCAGGTGACCGATGAGAAGGGCCGCGTGGTGGCCTCCGAAGTGGTTCCAGTTGCCTGGCAGGTCCTGGCCCTGGAGTTCCGCAACAATGATACCCAGCATGAGCTGGTCTTCAAGGCTTCCGTTGATAAGATCGCTAACTACTACATTAAGAAGGTCGCCAGCCAGGAGACCAAGAACGTCGCTGCACACACCAAATCGAAGAGGTCCATCAAGTCTGAAGAAGCAAACTTGGAGGTGCCAAAGCGTTTCAAGAAGGTTCACTCCCTGAAGAATGCTACTGAGACCTTTGACGACGATGAAGGCGAGACTGTGGTGCAGACTTCG CAAGTCAAACTTGTGATCGACAACAAAACTGGTCTTCTGAAGACTGTCGAAATGAACGGAGTATCCGAGAACATCGACCAGAGCTACGGTATTTACAGGACCTATGACTCCGGTGCATACGTCTTCCGTCAATATCACCAGGCTGACTTCATCGTCCAGTACGAAGGTGTTGAGTTCACCGTTTATGATGGAGCATTGGTCAAGGAAGTCCACCAGCAGTTCAGCGAATATATTTCCCAGGTTATCCGCATCTACGAGGGCAAGAACCTTGTGGAGTTCGAGTGGCAGGTTGGACCCATTGAGCGGGAAGAAGAGTTCGGCAGGGAAGTGGTTATCATCTTCAACAGTACCATTGCCTCCGACGGCGTTTCCTACACCGACTCCAATGGCCGCGAGATGATCAAGCGTGTGAAGGACCAGCGTGAGACCTTCACCCCCGGTCTGGACAGGCAGCCAACTGCAGCCAACTACTACCCGGTCACATCCCGCATTGCTCTGCAGGACAGCAAGAAGCGTATTGCCGTCCTGAACGATCGTGCTCAGGGAGGAGCCAGTATGCTTAACGGCCAGTTGGAGCTCATGCTGCACCGTCGTCTCGTCCGTGATGATGGCTATGGAGTGGGAGAGGCCTTGAACGAGGAGAAGTACGGCCAGCCCATGATTGCCCGTGGAAAGGTGTACCTGATTCTCAGCCCCAGCGATGAGTCTACCGCCGCGGAACGCGAAGCCGAGAAGGAGATCCACCTACCCTTCTGGAAGTTCTTCAGCAAGAACACTGGAAGCACCACCGCTGCTGCCAAGTCTGTACCCAGCTTTGACGACTTCCCCAAATCGGTGCATCTGCTCACCCTGGAGCCCTTCAACGACGATGAGGTTCTGCTGCGTGTGGAGAACTTCTTGGATCACACCGAGGGCAAAGTGGTTAGCTTCAACATTCGCCCGATCTTTGACTACTTGAACGGTGTTGAAATCCGCGAAACCACCTTGGACGGCAACCTGCCATTGAGTGACATGAAGCGCTTCAAGTTCCACCACGACAGCTCGGGACATAAGCCAGATGCTGTCGAATACTTCACCTCCGCCCACAAGCCACTGGCTGCTGAGCAGTCCCAGGAGGCCTCCGAGTTCAGCGTCACCTTGCACCCAATGCAGATCCGTACGTTCATTATCAAGACGGAGTAA
- the LOC117144620 gene encoding lysosomal alpha-mannosidase, with product MTYLGRILFLSILLVVFVKQSEAVCGYESCPETKANMVNIHLVPHSHNDVGWLKTVDQSYYGYKNKIHHAGVQYILDSVVSQLLQDPNRRFIQVETAFFAKWWNVQSETMKKVVTKLVNEGRFEFTGGAWSMNDEADVNYQGVIDQFTVGLKFLNETFGSCSRPRVGWQIDTFGHSRELAAIFAHMGYDGQFFSRMDHNDKDTRMNDLTMEMIWDASESMSGVSLFSGMLYNFYSDTPGFCFDILCTDEPIIDGDSEENNVKQRVDDFISYAKNVSEVYITNHIMVPMGGDFQYEDAKVNYKNMDKLIKYINERQASGSKYNIFYSTPSCYLNSLHQSLESWPNKTQDFFPYAHEKNSFWTGFFTSRPTQKRFERDGNHMLQIAKQLSVLANLTSEQHNKDLDYLRQVMGVMQHHDAITGTEKQAVSDDYDRMMYEAIVGASNNARDALRILAKMPDGEFESCLRLNISECAFTKDGADNVLVTLYNPLAHSSTQYVRIPVKEESYQVTDEKGRTVSSEVVPVPWQVLALEYRPNDTQHELVFKATVNKISSYSIKKVESSEAKHSSIKKIKQREDENSETVVENSVVKLVMDNHTGRLKSVEMNGVSEKIVQNFGVYKSHTSCAYTFRQDGDIEVFENDFEFTVYEGSLVKEVHQHVNDWISQVIRIYEGVNRAELEWMVGPIPIDDKLGSEFVTNFKSEISSNGVFYTDSNGRELMKRVKDKREDFVADLSRQPVSGNFYPVTSRIALQDDTKRLVLLNDRSQGGASLEDGALEMLLHRRHLFNDGGGVGEALNETQYGKGLIARGKLYLILDSVADGDTVTERKTEKELFLPFWKFFSKTCEVEITPAKSLPDFNDLPQSVHLLTLEFFSENEILIRFEHFLDKSEGRVISFNIRDIFDSLGGLAIRETTLDGNMPLSDMKRFKFHAQESGSKPSSVEYSTAQHKPLAAVKSDEASLFAVTLYPMQIRTFIIKTE from the exons ATGACTTATTTGGGTCGCATTTTATTCCTGTCCATCTTATTGGTGGTCTTCGTAAAACAATCCGAAGCAGTTTGTGGCTATGAG TCATGTCCCGAAACAAAAGCGAACATGGTTAACATCCATTTGGTTCCTCACTCCCACAACGATGTGGGCTGGTTGAAGACAGTTGATCAGTCTTATTATGgttacaaaaacaaaattcatCATGCCGGTGTCCAATATATATTGGATAGTGTGGTGTCCCAGCTGCTCCAGGACCCCAATCGTCGTTTTATTCAGGTGGAGACGGCATTCTTTGCCAAGTGGTGGAACGTCCAGTCAGAGACCATGAAAAAGGTGGTCACCAAACTGGTCAACGAGGGACGTTTCGAGTTTACTGGCGGCGCTTGGAGTATGAATGACGAGGCAGATGTCAATTACCAGGGTGTTATTGATCAGTTCACTGTAGGATTGAA ATTCCTTAACGAGACATTTGGCTCCTGTAGTCGTcctcgagttggctggcagATCGATACCTTTGGACACTCCCGCGAGCTGGCTGCAATTTTCGCGCACATGGGCTACGATGGACAGTTCTTTTCACGAATGGATCATAACGACAAGGACACACGTATGAATGACTTGACAATGGAGATGATTTGGGATGCCAGTGAATCGATGAGCGGCGTCAGTCTCTTCAGCGGCATGTTATACAACTTCTACTCGGACACTCCAGGCTTTTGCTTCGACATACTTTGCACTGATGAGCCCATTATCGATGGTGACAGCGAAGAAAATAATGTGAAGCAGAGGGTAGATGACTTTATTAGTTATGCAAAGAATGTGTCTGAGGTATATATCACCAATCACATCATGGTTCCTATGGGCGGTGATTTCCAGTATGAGGACGCAAAAGTTAACTACAAGAATATGGACAAGCTGATCAA GTACATCAATGAACGTCAGGCGTCGGGATCCAAATACAATATCTTCTACTCCACTCCAAGCTGCTATCTGAACTCCCTACACCAGAGCCTGGAGTCCTGGCCAAACAAGACTCAGGACTTTTTCCCATATGCTCACGAGAAGAACAGCTTTTGGACTGGATTCTTTACTTCCCGACCGACTCAGAAACGATTCGAGCGTGATGGAAATCACATGTTGCAGATTGCCAAGCAGCTTTCTGTACTCGCAAATCTTACTAGCGAACAGCATAACAAAGACCTGGATTATCTGCGCCAAGTCATGGGAGTGATGCAACATCATGATGCCATTACGGGCACGGAGAAGCAGGCTGTCTCGGATGACTATGATCGAATGATGTACGAGGCCATTGTAGGAGCATCTAACAATGCCCGCGATGCCCTGCggattttggccaaaatgccCGATGGAGAATTCGAGAGTTGCCTGAGGTTGAACATCAGCGAGTGTGCTTTTACCAAGGATGGTGCTGACAACGTTTTGGTGACCCTGTACAATCCCCTGGCCCACAGCTCCACGCAGTATGTTCGCATTCCTGTTAAGGAGGAGAGCTATCAAGTAACTGATGAGAAGGGCAGAACAGTTTCATCGGAGGTGGTTCCAGTGCCGTGGCAAGTTTTGGCATTGGAGTACAGGCCCAATGATACCCAGCATGAGTTGGTTTTCAAGGCCACGGTAAATAAAATATCCAGTTACTCTATCAAAAAGGTCGAGAGCTCAGAGGCCAAACATTCATCTATAAAGAAGATTAAACAAAGAGAAGATGAAAATTCAGAGACTGTTGTAGAAAACTCA GTTGTTAAACTAGTGATGGACAACCATACAGGGCGATTGAAGTCGGTCGAAATGAACGGTGTGTCTGAGAAAATAGTCCAGAACTTTGGCGTTTACAAGAGTCACACTTCCTGCGCCTACACTTTCCGCCAGGATGGAGATATAGAAGTGTTTGAAAATGATTTCGAGTTCACAGTCTATGAAGGAAGTTTAGTCAAAGAAGTCCACCAGCATGTGAACGACTGGATTTCGCAAGTGATCCGCATCTACGAGGGCGTAAACAGAGCGGAGTTGGAGTGGATGGTGGGCCCTATTCCCATCGATGACAAACTTGGTAGTGAATTTGTCACAAACTTTAAGAGTGAGATTTCTTCGAACGGAGTTTTCTATACCGATTCCAATGGCCGTGAATTGATGAAACGTGTGAAGGATAAACGCGAGGACTTCGTCGCCGACTTAAGCCGACAGCCTGTGAGCGGAAACTTCTATCCAGTCACATCGAGGATTGCTCTTCAAGACGATACCAAGCGATTGGTCCTCCTGAATGACCGCTCCCAGGGTGGAGCCAGCTTGGAGGATGGTGCCCTGGAGATGTTGCTCCATCGTCGGCATCTCTTTAACGACGGTGGTGGAGTGGGTGAAGCCCTGAATGAGACGCAGTATGGCAAAGGTCTGATTGCCCGAGGaaaactttacctcattctcGATTCCGTGGCAGATGGAGATACTGTTACAGAACGTAAGACTGAGAAAGAGCTATTCCTTCCCTTTTGGAAGTTCTTTAGCAAAACTTGTGAAGTCGAAATAACTCCCGCCAAATCCCTTCCCGACTTTAATGATCTTCCCCAATCGGTTCACCTACTCACCCTGGAGTTCTTCTCCGAGAATGAAATTTTGATCCGCTTTGAACACTTCTTGGATAAATCTGAAGGAAGGGTGATTAGTTTCAACATTCGTGATATTTTCGATAGTCTTGGCGGTTTGGCGATTAGGGAAACCACATTGGATGGAAATATGCCACTGAGCGATATGAAGCGATTTAAGTTCCATGCACAAGAATCCGGAAGCAAGCCGTCATCCGTGGAATATTCTACGGCTCAGCACAAGCCACTTGCGGCTGTCAAATCGGATGAGGCCTCGCTGTTTGCTGTAACACTATATCCTATGCAAATTCGcacttttattattaaaacaGAGTAA